The following nucleotide sequence is from Bacteroidota bacterium.
CAAATTCGGTAAAGCATAAATTTGATATAGAAAAAGTCATTTCCCAGGATTTCCGGACTGATATTCTTCAGGAAAACTATTTTGTCATAGAATCTTTTGCACAGCTTAAAAATTCTGTAAAAGACATCTTTTTGTCAAGTAAATAACATAGAATACTTGACATTTTGGTATGGCTGTAAGTCAACTATTGTCATTCTTTATTGTCTGCCGGATTATCGATGGTCTTATTAAATTATTATATGCTATCACATATAATTTATGTTTATTTCAACATTTTATATGCGTTCGCATATAATTCCGTATATTTGTCTAAAATCAATGCGATCGCATATAATGAAGACATTAGCCGAATTTGTAAAAAACAAAAGGAAAGAAGCCAAACTTACTCAGGAACAGTTCGCTGAACGGGCTGGCGTGGCACTAACTATCGTACGAAAAATTGAACAAGGAAAAGAAAATGTAAAACTGGAAAAGGTAAACCAAGTGCTTAAAATGTTTGGGCATTTATTAGTTCCCGTAAGCAGTAAAGAACTATCATTAAAAAAAGATAATTCAAAACCATGAGGAGAGCAGAAATATATTATAAAGATGAAGTTGCCGGTATCCTAATTGAAACCAACGAAGGACGTTACACTTTCCAGTATGGTAAAGAATATGTTGCAAAATATCCTGATCAATTTATTACTTTTTCTATGCCGGTTACTGAACAAATTTATAGCGAAAATCGGTTATTCCCATTTTTTGAAGGCTTAATTCCCGAAGGATGGCTATTGGATATTGCATCAAAAAACTGGAAGATAAATCAAAATGATCGCATGGGTTTGCTTTTGGCTTGTTGTCATAATTGCATTGGAGCAGTAGGCGTTAAACCAATACCAGAAGAAGATGAATAAGAAATGTTTATACTGTTATAAAGAGCTGGAGAAAAAAAATGAAAGTGATTTTCACATCCAGTGCAGCTTAGCGTTTTTCGGAACAAAAACAGCACCTTTATTACCTTATTCATTAAATCAAATGTCGGAGTTGGCTAAGGATGTTGTGGAGCGAAGTGTTGCTGTACCAGGTGTGCAACCAAAACTGTCCTTGTCGTTGGGAAAAGATACTATGGGAGATGGAAACAAAAGTCGTTTAACGGTTGTTGGAGCTTTAGGTGGAAATTATATTTTTAAACCACCATCACAACATTACCCTGAAATGCCGCAGAATGAACATGCAACAATGCGCATGGCAGAAGCTTTTGGAATACATACAGTGAATTCAAGCTTGATACGTTTGCAATCGGGGGAGTTATCTTACATCACTAAACGAATTGACCGGACAAAAAACGGAGAAAAAATTCACATGTTGGATATGTTTCAAGTGCTGGAAGCATTTGATAAATACAAAAGCTCTATGGAAAGAGTTGGTAAAGCAATAGGAGAATACTCAAGCGATACTTTATTAGACAAATTATATTTTTTTGAATTAAGCATTTTTAGTTTCCTTACGGGCAACAATGACATGCATCTTAAAAATTTTTCCATGATTAAAAGTGATGCTAAATGGGTATTGGCTCCTGCCTACGATCTATTGAATGTTGTGATTGTTAATCCTGATGATAAAGAGGAGCTTGCATTAACAATTGAAGGAAAAAAGAAAAAATTAAGACGCGAAAATTTTGAGTGGCTTGGAAAAGTATTAGAATTAAACGAGAAACAAATTGAAGGTGTATTTAAGCGGTTCATAAATAATAAACCTGTTGCAATCCAATGGATTGATAATTCTTTCTTATCAAATGAGCTCAAAGAAAAGTATCGGGTACTTTTAGAGGAAAGATACATAGCAATATCAAAATAGAAATTTGTTGCACAGGGGCAGAAAAAAAGTTATGGCATTTATCAAAGCTAAGGGCCAGTATTAAATCAAAATCCAACACCGATCACACTCCAGATACGCTTTGCAATCGGGATGGCTTTATTCCCGAAGATCGGGATTCTTCTTTGACTTCGTCAAATTCTCACACCGATCACACACACATCATCATTCCCGAAGCAAGTTCGGGATTGACGATTTATGTATTATAATCTAACGCCTATAATACATACATCGTCAATCTGCTCAAGGCTGCCTTTCCAGAAAGAAAAAGTTTCGCTGATAATTTCTTTCTGTCGTTCCATTGTTTCTGATTGGATGGAAAGCAACAGTTTTTTAAAATTAGCAGATTTGAATTTTTTGCCTTGTTCACCGCCAAACTGATCAGCAAAACCATCTGTGAAAATGTAGAGGTTATCGTTTTTTTGAAGTTCTATGCTATGGGTGGTAAAAAGTTTGTTTTCTGCATACTTTCCTATGGGCTGTTTGTCGGCCCTGTATTCTATAATTTCATTGCTGCGGATAATCCAAAGAGGATTGTTGGCACCCGCCCAGTGCAGGGTGTTGCCTTGTAAAGCGCACAGTGAAATATCCATTCCGTCTTTTACTTCATCATCGCTTTTTTCAAATTCCTGTATTACTATCTCTCTTGTTTTATCCAGGATTTTGCCCGGGTCTGTAATTCCGTATTCCCTTACGCTTCTGTTCAGGCCATTGTTGCAGATTACCGATACCATAGCTCCGGGAACACCATGACCGGTGCAATCAGCAGCAGCAAAAAGAATTAGCTGATTAGATGATGTGTTAATTTGCTGAATGGAAGATGTGTTAATTTGCTGATGTGCTGATGTGCTAATTAGCTGATTAGCTGATGTGTTAATTTGCTGATGATCTTCTAGCTTTCTTTTCCCATCAGCTAATCCGATAATTTTCTCATCGTTTAACTGAACAGTTTCCAACCAATAAAAATCCCCTGCAACAATGTCTTTTGGTTTGTATATAATGAAACTATCAGGAAGGTACTGTTTCACTATACGCTGTGGTGGTAAAATGGCTGTTTGGATCCTCTTGGCATAGTTGATGGAATCCAGTATCTCCTTTTGTTTTTCTTCGATTACCTGTTTTTGCTGTTCCACCGCAGTTTTCTGCTTTTCTACTTCCTGCTTCTGTTTTATAATAATCAGATTCGATCTTCTTTTGTTCCTGTAGGCTTTCAATGCAAATGCCAGAACTACCAGTATTAGCATTCCTCCTCCGGCTGCAGCGTAGGTGGCTATTCGTTGTTTTTTTAGCTCTTCTTCTTTCTTTGCAGCTTGGGCCTGTTTTAACAGATTGTCTTTGTTGAGCAGTTCTATTTCTTTTTTCTGATTTTCCGAAAAGCTTTCTTTTTGTTTGAGTTCTGCAGTGGAATGCGCCAGGGCAAGAGTTCTCAGTTCATTGTCCTGCTCGAGTATC
It contains:
- a CDS encoding helix-turn-helix transcriptional regulator, with product MKTLAEFVKNKRKEAKLTQEQFAERAGVALTIVRKIEQGKENVKLEKVNQVLKMFGHLLVPVSSKELSLKKDNSKP
- a CDS encoding HipA N-terminal domain-containing protein; protein product: MRRAEIYYKDEVAGILIETNEGRYTFQYGKEYVAKYPDQFITFSMPVTEQIYSENRLFPFFEGLIPEGWLLDIASKNWKINQNDRMGLLLACCHNCIGAVGVKPIPEEDE
- a CDS encoding HipA domain-containing protein, with translation MNKKCLYCYKELEKKNESDFHIQCSLAFFGTKTAPLLPYSLNQMSELAKDVVERSVAVPGVQPKLSLSLGKDTMGDGNKSRLTVVGALGGNYIFKPPSQHYPEMPQNEHATMRMAEAFGIHTVNSSLIRLQSGELSYITKRIDRTKNGEKIHMLDMFQVLEAFDKYKSSMERVGKAIGEYSSDTLLDKLYFFELSIFSFLTGNNDMHLKNFSMIKSDAKWVLAPAYDLLNVVIVNPDDKEELALTIEGKKKKLRRENFEWLGKVLELNEKQIEGVFKRFINNKPVAIQWIDNSFLSNELKEKYRVLLEERYIAISK